The genomic segment CCCACAAGAGGTCAGTAGGTCGAGGCAGCAGGGGCAGAGGGACAGCCCCAGAGGAAGTGTCCCTCATCTGTCCCCTCACCCGTGGGGAGGGGCCTCAAGCCCCATCTCCTCTTTCTCAGCAGATGGCAACACGAACTCCCACATGCCTCCCAGATCTCTCCGGGGTGGAGTcctgaggaagggaggggagacaggCAGGAAGGTGGCACATGTGTCCACGAGGCGTTGGGGTGAGGGGACAGACACCCCCTTTTATCTAAAATAATGACAGAaacctcccctccctctgctgtcTCCTTCCCATTTCTCCTTCGGCTCAAGTAAAGGCGAAGAGGTGAGAAATGGTCCCTTTGCTGGGCTTGGCCCTTGAGTTAGAGGAGGTCAGACCTCTCTGCCTTGGTTTTCCTTTGGTGTTCATttcatgagaaagagaaatgtacGGATGCAGAAGGAACCCCAGGAGTTGGGGACCATCTTCCGTCCAGAGTGTCAGTGGGGTTCCACCAGGGCAACGGGCCTGGAGAGGCACCAGGCCAATGGGACGCTACTTGTGGATGCTGGCTATGGGCGGCCCCGATCCTCTGCCCAAGATGCCCGAGTAAGAGTCCAGCTCCTCTCCTCAGCCTCCCACGGAATGATGCTCTGCGGCCAAGCGTGTACCAAAGGATAAGTGTGCTATATTGACATGAACACTGAGGACAAATGCACTGCAGCAGTAAGCACATCGTAGATACACAGAATAGTCTCTATATAGTCTcaacatagatacaaaataagTTATACTTGTTTTCGTTTTCCATCACAGTAGGAGCATGGCATACAAAGTGACTGAGTCAGTGGCTGCAAAGCAAGCCAAGGGAGAGACCATGAGGAAGACTGTAGGGCACCGGGAACGGTGGGGATTTGCCGAGGACACCGCGGACTCCCGGGGGTCCTGCAGGGAACACGACCTTAGACCTCCCAAACTGGCCTTCAGAGAATCAGCAGGAGGTCCCACTGGGTAAGAGTTGGTGGCTGCATTTGAGCTGGGATGATTCAGGCTACTGGGTGGGAGGCAGAGCAGAGACAGAGGCAAACAGCACCCAACAGGCCAGCCCACTCTCCCGCTGGTGCTGTCGGGCTTCTGCGATTTTAGGAACATGGGGAGCGTCGCCGGAAGGCACGGTTTGCTTCTGTGCTGTGACAGATGGCCAGACTGATGGCCCACCAGATGCTGGCTGGCCCTTCTCCCTCGCCAGCCCGCTCCGGGAGGCCACGAGGGGGCTGTGTGCTCAGCTTATCTGCCGCGGTCTATCATCAGCCAGAAACGCTGGGATCCCGCACATCATCCCAGCAGAGGGCAGCGTCTGTGGCCCTCGCCCTATCACATGTGAGTTCTGTGACCCTGGGAGGGTCACCTGAACTCGAGTCTCAGGCTCCTCTCTGCAAATTGGAGGGACTAACACATACTTCCTCGGAGCGTGGTGAGGACCACATgggataatgtatataaagtgcctAACACAGCTCCTGGCACTCAGAAGAGGCTGGATAAATGTGAGTCGAGTACAAGCATCGATACATAGAGGCCAGGTGGGAAAAAATATGAATGTCCCAGAATCTGTGGAATAAAACCCACCTTGACTGGCTATGAGAGCAGAGGATGACAGAAcagtttctttgctttctttcccgCCGagtttctcccttctctctctggttCTGGGATTCTTTGAAGTGAAGCGCAAGCAGGTTTCAAAGCCAGGCCTGCCAAGGCAGTCAGAGCCTAAGCCTGGGAGAGAACAGGGCTCGGGGCCACGTGTCTTCAAGTCTGGGGCTTGGTTCGCTGAggaccttccctcctcccctcccctccctgccgcagctcccctcccctcccatctcctGGCCCCAGAGCAGACTTCATATGAGGAAGCCAAAGAGGGGGGAGAAAGCACAGAAAAAAAGTGGATTGTCTATTAAGTGAGAAGCCTTTTCCATATGCTCTGAGTCCGGGGAATCTGGAGGTAGGTGGGCCATCTGTGGGTGAGTGAACTGCCCCCTCTGTGGGAGAAGGCGGGTCTCTGGGCAGTGGAataggggagggaaagagggatggAGACCTAGGCTTGATACCCGGGACCCTGGGTGCGCTCCGGTGCCTCAGGCAACGCCGAGAACTTGGAGATGTGTCCACACGAAGATCCACCTGGAGACCTAGGGATCACTGTCCCCTTATCCACAGTGCTGTTcccaacgtgtgtgtgtgtgtgtgtgtgtgtgtgtgtgtgagatcgcCTCTCCCATCTCCTCTAACTCCTGCCTGCTCTGgacctccccgccccccatcaCTCGGTGGCTTTCCTCTTGGACGGGGGTATGAGGTGGGCGGGCAGCTCGTTGGGCAGCTCATGGCCCTCCAGCTTCACCTTGATGAGGTGGTTAGCCAGTGCGAACTCCTCGTCATCCAACATGCCATCCTTGTCGATGTCGGCCAGCTTCCAGATCTTACCCAGCACGCTGTTGGGCAGCTTGGAGCGCACCATCTCCTTCTTGGCATTGGCGCCCGTGATCTTGCCATCCACCGGGGACAGGGTGTAGAAGATCTCATCGTACATGGGTTTGTCCCTGGCCACCACCCACTCAGCATCATCGatgccctccccagccccctccccatagccGTGCCCGAAGGGGCCGTGCAGAGTGCCCTCAAATGCTCCGCCCTTCACTATCTGGGCGGGCCGCTGTGTCTCCTCCTGGCGCACCAGCACCATGAGCTGGGCAATGTCATGGGCCAGCATGTCGTCCACCACCTCCAGCAGCTTGCTTTTCAGTGGCTGGAATTTGCTGAAGTCCTGGGCCTGCAGCTGGTcctgcagaaagagagagaagaaagaaggtgaGGACAGAAGACAATGGAAGGAGATCCACAAAAGATatgagaggaggagaaaaaaggcaCGTTGGCTCTTGCTGGATTTTTCAAGAGAGAAAGTCGTTGCAGGGgttggagaaggaagggaaatttAACCATTACTGGTCGGATTCATTTGGATTTCCTCCAGCGTTCTAGAAAGCAAATACAGTCAGCTCTGTGTATCCgagggttctgcatctgtggatacAAGAGGGCCAGCTGTACCTCACCCTTctatataaggaacttgagcatccatggatttcgGTATCTGtggagggtcctggaaccaatcccctgtggttACCGAGGGATGACTAtaattaaatttctctttaagtTAGTTTTGGCTATTGAACAGTGAGTGGTTCTTGAATGCTGTACCCCTCTGAGACTGAGTTATGCGGGTGTCTACTTCAATAAGGGTTATACTCAAGAACGCTGGAAGTGCTTTCACTACGTTAATTATCTCATTCACTCCCCCGTGACCTTCTGCAAGTGGGAAATCACATGCTATCACTATTtagggaaggaaaaatggaggcCTAGGCAACTAGAAACAAATCATGGTAGAAGCCACAGGTCATTCCTAAGCCAGCAGTTCTTAATCAGGATGCTCTCGGGATTATCTGgagagagttttctttcttttttttttttaacatctttattggggtataattgctttacaattgtgtgttagtttctactttataacatagtgaatcagttatacatatacatatgttcccatatctcttccctcttgcgtctccctcccgcccaccctccctatcccacccctccaggcggtcaccaAGCACGGAGCttatatccctgtgctatgcggctgcttcccactagctatctaccttacgtttggtagtgtatattatgtccatgcctctctcttgctttgtcacagctcacccttccccctccccatatcctcaagtccgttctccagtaggtctgtgtctttattcctgtcttacccctaggttcttcatgacatttttttcccttaaattccacatatatgtgttagcctacggtatttgtctttctctttctgacttacttcactctgtatgacagactctaggtctatccacctcattacaaatagctcaatttcgtttctttttatggctgagtaatattccattgtatatatgtgtcacatcttctttatccattcatccgatgatggacacttaggttgtttccatctccgggctattgtaaatagagctgcaatgaacattttggtacatgactctttttgaattatggttttctctgggtatatgccctgtagtgggattgctgggtcatatggtagttctatttgtagttttttaaggaacctccatactgttctccatagtggctgaaccaattcacattcccaccagcagtgcaagagtgttcccttttctccacaccctctccagcatttattgtttctagattttttgatgatggccattctgactggtgtgaggtgatacctcattgtagttttgatttacatttctctaatgattagtgatgttgagcattctttcatgtgtttgttggcaatctgtatatcttctttggagaaatgtctatttaggtcttctgcccatttttggattgggttgtttgtttttttgttattgagctgcatgagctgcttgtatattttggaaattaatcctttgtcggttgcttcatttgcaaatattttctcccattctgagggttgtcttttggtcttgtttatggtttcctttgctgtgcaaaagctttgaactttcattagatcccatttgtttatttttgtttttatttccatttctctaggaggtgggtcaaaaaggatcttgctgtgatttatgtcatagagtgttctgcctatgttttcctctaagagtttgatagtttctggccttacatttaggtctttaatccattttgagcttatttttgtgtatggtgttagggagtgatctaatttcatacttttacatgtagctgtccagttttcccagcaccacttattgaagaggctgtcctttctccactgtacattcctgcctcctttatcaaagataaggtgactactGGCTTCTCCCTGAGGGTTCCAACTCAGTAGGCACGGGCAACAGCTCCCCTCCTTGACTTCCCATGACCCCCACAgcacacagtaaaagaaatatgTTCTGCTTTGCATGTCTTTGCCGTTTTGAAAGGTCCTGAGTTTCAAGCATCCAGCTTCTCCTTTGCCTCTATAACGATAAGACAAGAGTTTCCCGCTCCCACCCTGGCTCTGGCCACAGCAATCTCAGGACACTGGGATGAGGCCAGTGCACAGGGGACAGTCTCAGGACAAGCACGCTGAGTTCACTgcagaaaaattcagaaaacaccCACGACTACATTTCAAGACCAAGTGTGAGCCTGGGCATTCTCACCTCCCTTCTAGGGCAGGGCTGGACCAGGGAGgctgggggggctggggggggacgGTGGAGCTGACAAGCCTTTTATCCTGCCCTCAGCACGACCTCCTAAGGTCCCTGTCTCTCCCAGCCTGTCCACATCTAAGCGTGTTTGGTGGGCTCCCAACTAGGGGGTCCCAGTATCTTCCAGAGGATGTGAGGGTTGCTCCCATCAGCCCACACATATGCCCCCACCGGACAGCCATTTACATACTGATCCAGCATCCCTAACAGAAACTGACGTCAGACAGGCAAACAAGTGAGAAGGTGAAACCATTTATGTTGCAAAAGAATTCCTCACATTAAAAAGTCATATGGTCCCTTTCAAATGTCATCTTCCCCAAATGTTTGCTTACAGATCATTAAATTCTTAATACAAAGAGAAACTGAAAGTTGAAACAATTCTGAAATTAGTGACTGGCTCCCGGTAGGTGGTTATAGGAATGAATGCATACATGAACAAATGCATGCTTTGGAtgtctattctttctttctttttattttactagataggaaattaaaaatgcGTATTTGGGACTATACTGATATTCTGAAACCCTAAAAGCAACAAGAGCAAAAACAATATTACTACTACATCTGCTGCTAGTTTTTCCTAATTCCCTAATTcttaaaaacttttcatttttatattttattttttaatacatttatttattttattgtttatttttggctgctttgggtcttcgttgctgcgggcgggctttctctatttgcggggagcgcgggctactctttgttgcggtgcgcgggcttctcattatggtggcttctcttgttgcggagcacgggctctaggcgcgcgggcttcagtagttgtggctcacggcctctagagagcaggctcagtagttgtggcgcacgggcttagttgctccgcggcatgtgggatcttcccaggccggggcttgaacccctgtcccctgcattggcaggcggattcttaaccactgcgctaccagggaagcccttcattttaaaataattacatgagAATTACTCATGAGAAGTTGCAAAAATTGTGCAGAGAGCTAGGTTCCTTGCGCTCATCAGGCAGCTTCCTCTACTGGTGACATCTCACCTAATTTGCTACTGCATTTTAAGAGCATAGTTGGTGCCAGGCCATGCTAAGTGCCTTGCAAGTATTATCTGATATACGCCCACAATATTATCTGATATACGCCCACAGTATCCATATAAGGTGGTATTTTTGTAGCCTCAGTATGTAGATGAAAAGAGAGAGGGTCAGAGAGGATCCAGTTAGTATGGTGTGGTAGTTTTTTCCTTAGACCTTGGACACTCCTGGGGTTTCTACTTGCAGGCTGTGTAAACATTACTAAAACCGTAGGCAGGTTAATTACCTTTGTaaacctcagtttgctcatctgtaaaaggaggatgAAATGCCTACCTCAGAGGACTGTTTCATCCTAAAAGGAGGATGAAATAACTCCCTCAGACGACTTTTCACACATAAGAAACTATGTGTGACTGACCCTGGCCCAAGAGAGGGGCCCATGGTATGCTCCAAAGATGGTGAGCTCCTGGGCAGATTTCTGCTTCTCTGTGGCTTATGTCCCAAATTGCTCCCAAGGAGGAGCTCAGTGGTAAACTTAAGCAATACAGGGTCAGGAGAATGTCAGGTGACTTGTCCTGTTTCACATGATGTGGTGGGGATTCCAAACCTGTGGTGGCCAGGACTGGGGAAGGTCATGAACTTGAGGTATCAGACCCCCGAACATCCTCTAACACTGCTGCCCACTGGGAGCGCTGGGGCTCCATGTTTCTCCCTGGGCCCAGATACGGCCCCCGTTGGGCCAGTGCCAGCCCAGCAGGAAGGGCAGACCCAGGGCCATGTGCCGGCCTGCCTACTGATTCTGGGTTGAGTTTCCACGCAGGGAATCCAAGGGTGGCCTCCTCCAAGCTCAGGCTGCTTAGCCGGCTTGCTCCTTTCCTGGGGCCCCAGACCCTGGTTACCTGCATCCTCTTCAGGTTGGGAAAGTCCCCAGGTGAGATCTGGTGCTCCCGCTCGATCTGGCCATAAATCTCGGCCAGGTTGTTCACCAGCTCCTTCTTCTTGTTGTCCTTTCCGAACATCGAGGGCATCTCCTTCTTCAGAGAGCTGATGATGTAGGCATGAACCTGAATAACAGGGGCGGAGAGAAACGTTCAGATGGAGACCTcagttctttccttccctctagGGCGGCTCTCACCCCATCTCTTCCCATTGATCCCCCCCCTCCTGCTCCTACTTCCGAAATTATTTCTGTCTCCATCCTCTTTCTCTCCCGCTGCTTGCAACGCACGTTGTTTTGCTGAATCCCAGGGAAAGGTGAGATTGTGGGGAGGGTAAGGTCAAGGCATAACAGGGATGGAAATTCTGGTGATGACGTTGATGAGGAAGACAGTAACAACAGCTGACGTGTACAAAGCACTTCTGaggatgccaggcactgtgatgagGGCTTTTCCGTTCTTTATTCTTCTAACCCTTTCATTTTACTTATGTGGAAACAGGCACAGCACAACTAAGGGCCTTGCTGGGGTCGGGATGCACAGTAAACTGTGGAGTTGAGTCCAATCTGGCCATCTGACGCCAGGGCTTGTGATCATTGACACCACACTCTCCtgctctgcccccttccccccgCAGCTCTTGCAGctaaccccccccaccccaaaccatTGGCCCCGCCCATGCtgcccatcccccccacccccccaggtaGCCTCACCTTGGCCAGCCTGGCCCTCTTGATGAGGTCGTTCAGCTTGCGCAGGGCAGCGTTTCGCGGCAGACTCTGGATGTCTCTGAATAGGTCCTGCTCCTCGGCCTCAAAGAGCTTCCGGTTGTCTGGGATGAGAAGGGGGCGGGACCAGAAGGAGCCGATGTAGACCCGGATCACCTCTGGGGTGTTCACGATCTTCCCCAGGGACCACATGAGGGCCCCGTACACCCGCATCAGCTGCTGCGTCTCAATCTGGTCCGCCTTGTTCAGCACCACCCGCATCTTGTCCTCGTGGTTCTTGAGGGCCTTGATGACTTCTGAGAACTCATCAGAGATGTCCAGCTTGTGGGCGTCGAAGAGCAGGATGATGCGATCGACCCGCTCGGCGAACCACTCGAGGACTGCCGCAAAGTCGTACCCTGCGACACAGCAGAGTCAGGGGGCGGGGCCTTCGGGGCGGAGGGTAGGGTTTTTGGGGGAGGCAGCCGGTGCAGTAGAAATAACATGGACTTGGGAGgcagatctggattcaaatccgGCTCCTCCACATTTTCACAATTTGGCCTTCAGCCAGTTACCACATGTCTCTGCGTCAGTGTTTTTCCATCTATAAATGGGCATACTATCTAGTTCATAGAATTTTAAACACTAAAGATGCTCACAGCCCAGCACCTAGCAGCTGCTCAGTAGAtgctagttattattattaacatcctTATCCCCATAAAACACAGCCACCATCCAGCTCCCCTATCCTTGCTTACTGTATTTAGGAGCCAGGGGCCCTGCTGGAAAAGAAACTCTGgacatatattttgaataaagacCCAGAAATTCTTAACAAGGTCCCATGGTTCAGACCATGCCCATCACTGGTCTGGAAGAAGTCTGAGGCTCTGACACACAACTTCTCATGCCTGCTCGTAAGCTCGCTTCGTTCCTTATTCATCAGCTGCAGCCCCCAAATCCCCAACTCTTAAAACCACAAGGGGTTTCTTCCCTAGCATGGGACAGACCTCTGGCTGCCACACATTGGTTATCTGGCACTGAGCTGCTTCAGGTCAggctggttccaggacccccacagCACCTGCTCTGCTCAACCCCAA from the Globicephala melas chromosome 12, mGloMel1.2, whole genome shotgun sequence genome contains:
- the EHD3 gene encoding EH domain-containing protein 3, with translation MFSWLRSDDRRRKDPEVFQTVSEGLKKLYRTKLLPLEEHYRFHEFHSPALEDADFDNKPMVLLVGQYSTGKTTFIRYLLEQDFPGMRIGPEPTTDSFIAVMQGEMEGIIPGNALVVDPKKPFRKLNAFGNAFLNRFVCAQLPNPVLESISVIDTPGILSGEKQRISRGYDFAAVLEWFAERVDRIILLFDAHKLDISDEFSEVIKALKNHEDKMRVVLNKADQIETQQLMRVYGALMWSLGKIVNTPEVIRVYIGSFWSRPLLIPDNRKLFEAEEQDLFRDIQSLPRNAALRKLNDLIKRARLAKVHAYIISSLKKEMPSMFGKDNKKKELVNNLAEIYGQIEREHQISPGDFPNLKRMQDQLQAQDFSKFQPLKSKLLEVVDDMLAHDIAQLMVLVRQEETQRPAQIVKGGAFEGTLHGPFGHGYGEGAGEGIDDAEWVVARDKPMYDEIFYTLSPVDGKITGANAKKEMVRSKLPNSVLGKIWKLADIDKDGMLDDEEFALANHLIKVKLEGHELPNELPAHLIPPSKRKATE